A window of Pseudomonas denitrificans (nom. rej.) genomic DNA:
AGACGCCCTCGGCGGTGACCAAGGCAGTCGGCCAGCTGGAAATCGAAGTCGGCGCGCGCCTGTTCGAGCGCACCACGCGCAGCATGTCGCTGACCGAAGCCGGCCAGCTCTATCTCGACGGCGCCCGCGAGGTGCTGGCGCGGATGCGCGAGACCACCGAGGAAATCGCCCAGCTGCAGCACAGCCTGCGCGGCGTGTTGCGCATCACCGGGCCACTGATCGTCGGCCCGGTGTTCCTCGACCAGGCCTGCGCCGAGTTCCTCGACCTGCACCCGGACGTGCGCCTGCAGGTGGACCTTTCCGACAGCTATGTCGACCTGCTCGACGGCCGCTACGACCTCGCCCTGCGCATGGGCAACAGCGACCTGCCGGGCCTGATCGCCCAACCCCTGGCCGAGAGCCGCCTGATCATGTGCGCCAGTCCGGCCTACCTGGCCCGGCGCGGCACCCCGCGGCACCCCAGCGAGATCGTCGATCACGATTGCCTGGTCTACCGCCATCCGGCGCTGGATGACCGCTGGTGGTTCGACGTGGAAGGCGAGCGCTTCTCCACCCCGCGCAACGGCCGCCTGAACAGCGACAACCAGGCGGTGCTGCTCACCGCCTGCCTGGCCGGGCACGGCCTGTTGCCGTGCCCGCACTGGAGCGTGCTGGAGCACCTGCGCAGCGGGCGGCTGGTGACGGTGCTGGAAGACTACTTCTTCGAACCGGATACCTTCGGCGCGCAGATCCTCGCGGTGTACCCGAGCAACCGCCGGGCGACGCGCAAGATCCATGCGTTCATCGAGCACCTGCGCGACTACCTGCGGCGCGACGGCATCCTTTAGGGATCAGAGCAGCGCCCCGGCCCAGGCCGATACCAGCAGCAGGACCGCCATCAACTGGTTGAGTCGCTGCATCTGCGTGGGCGAAAGCAGGCGCTGGCTGCCGATACCCAGGCCGGCCCAGACCGCCGTGCAGGGAATCGACACGACGAAGAACAGCAGCGACAGCAGTTGCACGCGGTCCAGCCGGTCGACGCCGTGGCCGGCATACACGCTGATCACCGCCAGCGCCATCATCCAGGTCTTGGGGTTGACCAGTTGCAGCGCGGCGGCGCCGAG
This region includes:
- a CDS encoding LysR family transcriptional regulator encodes the protein MDRFSSLAMFVASAETGSFSRAAEQLGKTPSAVTKAVGQLEIEVGARLFERTTRSMSLTEAGQLYLDGAREVLARMRETTEEIAQLQHSLRGVLRITGPLIVGPVFLDQACAEFLDLHPDVRLQVDLSDSYVDLLDGRYDLALRMGNSDLPGLIAQPLAESRLIMCASPAYLARRGTPRHPSEIVDHDCLVYRHPALDDRWWFDVEGERFSTPRNGRLNSDNQAVLLTACLAGHGLLPCPHWSVLEHLRSGRLVTVLEDYFFEPDTFGAQILAVYPSNRRATRKIHAFIEHLRDYLRRDGIL